GAAAAATTGAGCATCTACTTGCTCAAGAGGAGACTGATGAAACAGAGGATAAACGTAGTTTTTGGTCCAGTTTATTCCGTATTCTTCTTAAAGAAAATTCCGACTTCCAACGTTTGATTCATAATCTTGATCAAGACATAGCCCCTGTATCCTTGGCTCCTGAGACTGTAAAAGAAATTTACAACGATAAAATCCATGCCTCTGTGAGTAGTTTTGAACGCTTTTACAATTGCGAATATCAATACTTTTTCGAACAGACCTTGGGATTAGAAAGTTTTGAAAATATTGATTTGAATTCAAAAGTCGTTGGTAATTTCTTTCATGAAGTTTTTGAAAAACTTCTAGACAAATCTAACTTGACCAGCAAAAATTTTGATCAGCATTTGGAAAGTGTTTTACATGAGGTTGACACTTCTTATGCCCGTTATTTCACACAAGATGCAACAGCACAATTTACGTGGGCGAATCTTGGAGAAATTGTCAAGCAAACTGCAGTTGTGTTGAAAAAAGGCTTGGGAAATGATCAGATGAAGACGTTAGCAACCGAGAGTGCTTTTGGTTTGCCTCAAAGTGAACTGGGTAATTTTTCTATAGACAAGATTAATTTACGTGGAAGGATTGACAGAATAGATCAATTTTTTGATGAGAGTATCGGTGCTATTGATTATAAATCCAGTCAACATAAATTTGATCTTGCCTCGGCCTATGACGGAACAAGTTTACAGTTTCTCACTTATTTAGATGTTCTCAAGCAAATGAATGCTGATCAAAAGCTTTGGGGAGCTCTTTACCTCCAGTTAAAAAACGAAAGTATTAATCTTTCTGATGTAGATTATTTAGGAGAAATAGCCGCCTTATTAGCGAAAAAAATGCGCTATGAAGGCCTAATTCTGGAAGAGTATAAGGATAAGGTAAATCAGGAAATTGACGTTGTTAACATTAATCGAAATAACGTTTATAGTCAAGAGGAGTTTGAAGGCCTTATCAAGCTCAATGAAAGTCATTATGCTCGTGCGGGAGAACGTCTGCGTGAGGGAGAAATAGCGATTAATCCGGTCATGACTAAAGAAGGTATCGATAAATCTGGGAACGTACACGGTTGCCGCTATTGTCCTTTAAAATCAATTTGTCGCTTTGAAGCAAGCAGGCATATGAATGATTATGCCCGTGAAGTTGGTCAAAAAAGTCGCAAAGAGATTCTTGAAGAATTGAAAGGAGGTCCAGTAAATGACTGAAGTAAAATTGACACCCGAACAGGAAGAAGCAATATATAGTCAAGGACATAATATACTCGTTTCAGCAAGTGCTGGATCAGGGAAGACCTTTGTCATGGCCAACCGTATTGTTGAAAAAATAAAAAGTGGCATTGATATTGAGAGCTTGTTCATTTCAACCTTTACTAAAAAAGCGGCAGCAGAATTACGCATGCGTTTAGAAAAAGATCTAAAGAAAGCAAGTTATAAATCACAGGATAGTGTTGAAAAACAACGGATTAAACTGGCGCTACAAAAGCTTCCTCATGCAGATATTGGTACAATGGATAGCTTTACACAAAAACTGTTACGAGAAAATTTTAATCGTGTAGATATTGATCCGAACTTTAGAATTCTAGCAGATCAGACAGAAAGTGATCTCTTGAAACAAGAAGTCTTTGATGATCTTGTCGAGCAGTATCTTTCAGAGCAAACAGAAATCAAAGAAACAGCAAAAATAGATAAAAAGACCTTTGAAAAACTGGTAAAAAACTTTTCCAAAGATCGGAATATCAAAGGTTTCCAGAGCGTGGTTTACACGGTTTACAACTTTGCTTCAGCAACAGAAAACCCTGAAAATTGGTTAAAAAATGAATTTCTTAAAGGTTTTGATTTTTATCAAAGATTCTCTGATTTGCCTGAATCATTTTCACAAGATGTAGCCTTACAACTCGAAGCCTTTATTTTATATTTACAGAAAGTACTGGCGGAAAAAAATCTTACGGGTAAAACTTTAGAAAAAGCACAAATTGTAGTGGATAATCAAGAACATCTTCTTGGCAGTTTAGCTCGGAGAGATTATCTTCAATTTACGGAAATTTTTAGATCTCTTGACTTTTCGCGCTGGTCATTAAAGAAAGATGAAATTTTAGCTGAAAGTTTTAAATCTGTGATAGGAACCAAGACCGATCCAGGTCTCGTAAGAGATTTTTTAGAAAAAATAAAACACTTGTCAACGATTGAAAAATATCAGCCTGAAGCAAGGGTTTTGGCTGAAAATCTTCAAAAATTCGTTCTATATTTTTATGATGTCTATCTGGAGCGAAAACGTTCGGAAAATGCATTTGAATATTCGGATATTGCTCATTTTGCAATTAAAATATTAGAAGAAAATCCAGATGTCACAATGGCTTATCGCAATAAATACAGTGAGATAATGATTGACGAGTATCAAGATACCAGTCATGTCCAAGAGGCGATGTTACGGTTGCTGAGTAAAAATGGTGACGGTTCTGATAATCTTTTTATGGTTGGTGATATTAAGCAATCGATATATGGTTTTCGTTTGGCGGATCCTCGTCTTTTTCTCAAAAAATACACGGCCTATGCTGATGAAACAAATCCTAATCAACTGATTCGTCTTAAAGAAAATTTTCGTTCACGCGGAGAAGTCCTTTCCTTCACAAATGAGGTATTTAAACATTTGATGGATGAAGAAGTGGGAGAAATGATCTACGGTAAAGAAGAAGAATTGGTCCAAGGAAATCTTGTGGATTATCCGGAGCAGTTAGAAGAAAACTTTTATCCTGAGCTCCTTCTTTATGAAGAAGATACTTCAGAAGATGAGTCAGAACAAATGAGTGATGGTGAAATAAAAGTTGTCGCTCAACAAATTAAGGAGCTCATCGCGTCTGATGAGAACTTAGAATATAAAGATATTGCTCTTTTGGTACGTTCCAAATCTCAAAATAATAAAATTGAAGATATCTTGAAAGCTTATGATATTCCAGTTGTTTTGGATGAGGGACGTGTTGACTTTTTGAAATCTCTCGAAGTCACCTTAATTTTGGATGTCTTGCGTGCCATAGATAATCCGCTCTATGATATTCCTTTGGTAGCCACCTTACGCTCACCAATGTTTAACTTTACAGAGGATGAACTTACAAGGATCAGTTTGAATGCTGGTTCTGATACGCGTTTTTGGCAGAAGTTGCAGCTCAACGATAGTGAGCTGATAAATAAAGCACTTAAAACAAAGATTGCTTCCTTTTTAGAGAAGTTTACAGAATGGCGTAAACTTGTAAATGAAGTCCCTATCCATGAACTTCTTTGGAAAATTTATACAGAAACTTATTATATGGACTATGTCGGGGCACTACCAAATGGCGAGATGCGTCAAGCGAATCTTCATGCTCTTTCAGTAAGGGCGGAATCCTATGAAAGTTCGGGCTATAAAGGTCTTTTCCGATTCATCAAAATGATTGATAAATTTATGGAACAAAACAATGACCTTGCTTCTGTGAATATTAAATTGCCGCAAAATGCGGTAAGAGTAATGACTTTTCATAAGTCCAAAGGGTTAGAATTTGATGTTGTTTTTCTCATGAATCTCCAAACCAAGTTCAACCAAAAAGATCTAAGAGATTCGGTGATACTTACACGGGAAAATGGCTTAGGAATGAAATATACTGCTGATTTAAAAAATGAGTCAGCTGTAGAGACAGATTTTCCTTATGCTTTAGTTAAAATGGAAACCTTACCGTATCTCGTCAATAAGGACTTGAAGCGAAATGCAATGCTTTCAGAAGAAATGCGTGTTCTTTATGTTGCCTTTACAAGAGCGAAGAAAAAACTCTATATGGTCGGTAAAATCAAACAAAAAGAGTTAGAAAAATATGGGGAAGCGAAGCTAGAAAAAGGAATTTTACCTCTTAAATATCGTCAAGCTGCAAATGGCTATCAACATTGGTTGCTGGCGCTTCAAAAAGCACATAAGTTACCGATGAAATTTAAAGTAATCAAGGCGGATGATTTACAAGGGGTTGATAAGAAGTTTACAGTTTATCCTGACTTTAAAAAACTGGCAGAAGATGCGAAAAAATTTGATAAAGTAATGGATAGCTTATCGGATGTAAAACAAGCGCGTGCCATATTAGATTATCAATATCCAAAGGCAGCAGCAACGAAACTTTCAAGCATTCAAACTCCCAGTCAAGTGAAAAAAAGAAGTTACGAAAAGCAATTAGAGTTAGGAAATGTTTTGCCATCAAGTGAGTATGAACGCGTGAAACAGTTGGATATGTTGGATCTTGGCCAACATAAAATTACCGCTGCCGAAATAGGTTCCGCTACCCATAGTTTTATGCAATATGCAGATTTTTCACGACCAAACTTATTCGACTTCCAACAAACCTTGGATCAGATGGACCTTCTGGATGAAGTAAAAAATAAAATTGATTTACCCAAAATCCTGACTTTATTTGACACAGATTTTGGTAAAGTGCTGGTTGATAACGTGGAGCGTACAACTAAGGAAGCACCTTTTTCTATGTTGAAAACAGATGAAGTTGCACAAGAACAATATATTGTTCGAGGAATATGTGATGGCTTTATAAAATTTGAAGATAAAATTATTTTGTTTGACTATAAGACAGATTATTTTCGCAATAAAGCGCAGATTGCGGAAATCAAGAAAAATTATGAAGTTCAGATGGAGCTCTACGCAGAAGCTTTAAGAAAGGCCTATCATGTCAACCAAGTTGACAAGTATTTGATTTTATTAGGTGGACCTCAAAGAGTCGTTGTAGAAAGGATGTAAAATGTTAGAGTATCAATTAGGATCAATTGTTGAAATGAAAAAACCACATGCTTGTACAATCAAATCAACGGGGAAAAAAGCAAACAGTTGGGAAATAATTCGCATGGGTGCAGATATTAAAATCCGATGTACCAATTGTGATCATGTCGTGATGATGAACCGTAATGATTTCAATAAAAAAACAAAAAAAGTTGTGACAAAGTAGTCACAACTTTTTGTTAGGGTTTAAAAAAACGTGATAGAAGATGCTTTTTTGTCTTTTTTCAGGATTTACGGTATAATTGGATGACTATAAAATTTGACGGAGAAATGAATAAATATGGCTTTAACAGCAGGTATTGTCGGCCTTCCTAATGTCGGAAAATCTACTCTTTTTAATGCAATTACAAAAGCGGGTGCTGAAGCAGCAAACTATCCTTTTGCAACCATCGAGCCTAATGTAGGTATGGTTGAAGTACCCGATGAACGCTTGACTAAAATCACAGAATTAATCAAACCTAAAAAGACTGTTCCTACAACTTTTGAATTTACAGATATTGCAGGTATTGTAAAAGGTGCCTCTAAAGGTGAAGGTTTGGGCAATAAGTTCCTTGCTAATATTCGCGAGGTCGATGCAATCGTGCACGTGGTTCGTGCTTTTGATGATGAAAACGTGATGCGGGAAAATAACCGTGAAGATTCTTTCGTTGATCCATTGGCAGATATTGAAACAATTAATTTAGAATTGATTTTGGCCGATTTGGAATCCGTAAACAAGCGCTATGCACGTGTTGAAAAAGTCGCGCGTACAGTTAAGGATAAAGATGCAGTAGCAGAATTCAATGTTTTGTCTAAAATCAAGCCTGTTTTGGAAGATGGAAAATCTGCGCGAACAGTAGAATTTGATGAAGAAGAGCAAAAAGTTGTCAAACAGCTTTTCTTGCTTACAACAAAACCTGTCCTTTATGTCGCTAATGTAGGTGAAGATGAAGTAAGTGCTCCAGATGACATCGAATATGTGAAACAAATTCGTGAATTTGCAGCGACTGAAAATGCAGAGGTTGTTGTTATTTCAGCGCGTGCTGAAGAAGAAATTGCTGAACTTGATGATGAGGACAAAGCAGAGTTTCTTGAAGCACTTGGTTTAGAAGAATCTGGTGTTGACAAATTAACAAAAGCAGCTTATCATTTACTAGGACTTGCAACATATTTTACAGCTGGCGAAAAAGAAGTGCGTGCTTGGACTTTCAAACGTGGCATGAAAGCTCCTCAATTGGCAGGAGTCATTCATAGTGATTTTGAAAAAGGATTTATTCGTGCTGTAACTATGTCTTATGATGATTTGATGAAATATGGTAGTGAAAAGGCTGTTAAAGAAGCAGGACGTTTACGTGAAGAGGGTAAAGAATATGTGGGACAAGATGGCGATATCATGGAATTCCGCTTTAACGTGTAAACTACTTCCGCAAGCGTTTAGATCTATAAGCCAAAAAGTTTTACAATAACTAAAAAGAGCTGATTTGTATGAATCAGCCTTTTGCTATTTTTTGGAAAGAGGAGAAAAAATGACAAAAATGATTGTAGGGCTAGGAAATCCTGGCGACAAGTATGAGAAAACCAAACATAATATGGGCTTTATGGCTGTTGATTTACTTGCAAAAGACTATGGAGTAAACTTTAGTTTGGAAAAAACCTTTATGGCCGAAGTTGCTTCTACTTTCGTTAATGGTGAAAAAATTTTTCTAGTAAAACCGCAAACCTTCATGAATGAATCAGGACGGGCCATTCAACCTTTATTGACTTACTATAATCTGGATCCAGCAGATTTGACGGTCATTGTGGATGATCTGGACTCGGCTGTTGGACGCGTGAGACTGCGCCAAAAAGGTTCTTCAGGTGGTCAACGCGGCATTAAATCAATCCTTACTCATCTAGGAACAGAGCAGTTCAACCGAGTAAAAATTGGGATTGGACGTCCAGAACATGGAAAAACAGTAGTTGCACATGTCTTATCTAAATTTGATAAAGAAAATGTAGGAATTGCACAGGACGGCATAAATAAGGCTGTAGATGCAGTTAAATTCTATATTGAATCAAATGATTTTTCTCAAGCAATGAATAAATTTAACGGACAATGAAAATAAACGAATTTTTTGATCAAAACCACGATTTACAATCGTGGCAGAGAAGTTTCGCAAAAGCGGAGCGTACGCTTTTAACCGGTCTTTCTGGAACGGCGCAGGCGATGGTTATGGCTAATGCTTTTGAGAACAATCCGGATAAGTACGTGATTGTCACTGATAATCAATATCACGCCAATGAACTTTATGATGAACTGTCTCATCTTGTTGAGGACGAGAAGGTTTACCAATTTTTCTCAGATGACAATGTTTATGCTGAATTTGCCATAGCAAGTAAAGATCGAACAGCATATCGTCTTGAAGCTCTGAATTTCCTGCTTGATGCACAGCAAACAGGTTTTTTGGTTGTTCCTTTTATGGCTTTACGTTCGCTCTTACCCCACCCTGATAATTTTCAAGAAAACTATCTTCTCCTGACTCAAGGCGATGAATTTGAGATGGAAAATCTTCTCGGAATTTTGGCTAGTGCTGGTTATGAGAAAACACAGCGCGTGATGGTACCCGGAGAGTTTTCACAACGTGGCGATATCGTGGATATTTATCCACTGGACGCAGTTCAACCCTTAAGGTTGGAATTTTTTGGCGACGAAGTAGATACGATTCGTAGTTTCGATAGTGAAACACAACGCTCACTCGAAAATATGGATCAAGTAGAAATATATCCGGCGAGCGATTTTATTTTAATGCCTTGGGAATTTGATCAAGGGGTAAAAAAATTAAGTGCTCAGCTACAAAATGTAACCGATCCTGCAGCGCGATCTTATTTTGAAGAAGTGATTGCAGCCGCGGAAAATCATTATTATCACAAAGATTTGCGTAAGTTTGCAGAATATTTTTACGAAAAACCGGCTTCTCTTTTGAATTATTTTCCGAAAAATATTCAAATTTTCATTGATGATTTTCAGAAAATTAACGAAGCCAATAATAAAACAGAACAAGAACTTGCAGAATTTATTGTTTCGGAAAAAAATATGGGGCGCTCTTTTGAGGGGCAAAGTTATCTTTTAGATGTTATTTCTAAGTTACGTTCTCACAAACCGGCAAGTTTTTTCTCGAATTTTCAAAAAGGCTTAGGTAATATAAAGTTTGATGCTTTATATAATTTTAAT
This window of the Lactococcus garvieae subsp. garvieae genome carries:
- the addA gene encoding helicase-exonuclease AddAB subunit AddA translates to MTEVKLTPEQEEAIYSQGHNILVSASAGSGKTFVMANRIVEKIKSGIDIESLFISTFTKKAAAELRMRLEKDLKKASYKSQDSVEKQRIKLALQKLPHADIGTMDSFTQKLLRENFNRVDIDPNFRILADQTESDLLKQEVFDDLVEQYLSEQTEIKETAKIDKKTFEKLVKNFSKDRNIKGFQSVVYTVYNFASATENPENWLKNEFLKGFDFYQRFSDLPESFSQDVALQLEAFILYLQKVLAEKNLTGKTLEKAQIVVDNQEHLLGSLARRDYLQFTEIFRSLDFSRWSLKKDEILAESFKSVIGTKTDPGLVRDFLEKIKHLSTIEKYQPEARVLAENLQKFVLYFYDVYLERKRSENAFEYSDIAHFAIKILEENPDVTMAYRNKYSEIMIDEYQDTSHVQEAMLRLLSKNGDGSDNLFMVGDIKQSIYGFRLADPRLFLKKYTAYADETNPNQLIRLKENFRSRGEVLSFTNEVFKHLMDEEVGEMIYGKEEELVQGNLVDYPEQLEENFYPELLLYEEDTSEDESEQMSDGEIKVVAQQIKELIASDENLEYKDIALLVRSKSQNNKIEDILKAYDIPVVLDEGRVDFLKSLEVTLILDVLRAIDNPLYDIPLVATLRSPMFNFTEDELTRISLNAGSDTRFWQKLQLNDSELINKALKTKIASFLEKFTEWRKLVNEVPIHELLWKIYTETYYMDYVGALPNGEMRQANLHALSVRAESYESSGYKGLFRFIKMIDKFMEQNNDLASVNIKLPQNAVRVMTFHKSKGLEFDVVFLMNLQTKFNQKDLRDSVILTRENGLGMKYTADLKNESAVETDFPYALVKMETLPYLVNKDLKRNAMLSEEMRVLYVAFTRAKKKLYMVGKIKQKELEKYGEAKLEKGILPLKYRQAANGYQHWLLALQKAHKLPMKFKVIKADDLQGVDKKFTVYPDFKKLAEDAKKFDKVMDSLSDVKQARAILDYQYPKAAATKLSSIQTPSQVKKRSYEKQLELGNVLPSSEYERVKQLDMLDLGQHKITAAEIGSATHSFMQYADFSRPNLFDFQQTLDQMDLLDEVKNKIDLPKILTLFDTDFGKVLVDNVERTTKEAPFSMLKTDEVAQEQYIVRGICDGFIKFEDKIILFDYKTDYFRNKAQIAEIKKNYEVQMELYAEALRKAYHVNQVDKYLILLGGPQRVVVERM
- a CDS encoding DUF951 domain-containing protein; the encoded protein is MLEYQLGSIVEMKKPHACTIKSTGKKANSWEIIRMGADIKIRCTNCDHVVMMNRNDFNKKTKKVVTK
- the ychF gene encoding redox-regulated ATPase YchF, which gives rise to MALTAGIVGLPNVGKSTLFNAITKAGAEAANYPFATIEPNVGMVEVPDERLTKITELIKPKKTVPTTFEFTDIAGIVKGASKGEGLGNKFLANIREVDAIVHVVRAFDDENVMRENNREDSFVDPLADIETINLELILADLESVNKRYARVEKVARTVKDKDAVAEFNVLSKIKPVLEDGKSARTVEFDEEEQKVVKQLFLLTTKPVLYVANVGEDEVSAPDDIEYVKQIREFAATENAEVVVISARAEEEIAELDDEDKAEFLEALGLEESGVDKLTKAAYHLLGLATYFTAGEKEVRAWTFKRGMKAPQLAGVIHSDFEKGFIRAVTMSYDDLMKYGSEKAVKEAGRLREEGKEYVGQDGDIMEFRFNV
- the pth gene encoding aminoacyl-tRNA hydrolase codes for the protein MTKMIVGLGNPGDKYEKTKHNMGFMAVDLLAKDYGVNFSLEKTFMAEVASTFVNGEKIFLVKPQTFMNESGRAIQPLLTYYNLDPADLTVIVDDLDSAVGRVRLRQKGSSGGQRGIKSILTHLGTEQFNRVKIGIGRPEHGKTVVAHVLSKFDKENVGIAQDGINKAVDAVKFYIESNDFSQAMNKFNGQ